One Antennarius striatus isolate MH-2024 chromosome 9, ASM4005453v1, whole genome shotgun sequence genomic window, GATTTATGTTTAAAGTTTGAGATAGTAAGAATCTAGCTGAGGTTGTTGGGATAACTCAATCTCAGTTTCTAACTAGTCCCATTTATGGCTTCTTTTAATTTGGTGATCAATGGTTTAACATAATAACACAACTGCTTACATCGTTTCAATATCACAGCAGATGTAATTATTCCAAAAAAGGTTTATGCAAAGCATTagagattaaaataaattttcagtCAATTCTGTGTAATCTCTGCTTTATTGTCTCTTATGAATCACTGTTTGAAACTAAGAGCAGCATCAATCAATTAAACCTTATTTACacctttcaaacattttgcatgtAATTCAAAGAACTTTCCAAGCCACCAGTGAAATAAAAGAAGTTCAATGGATTTAGACGGTAATGTACATTTTTAGAGACTAGAACAACACGAGATACGGTACGTAGAATTAGAAAAAgatcaataataaatgaaaacacaaacaaaaataataaataaataaatgttccaGCAACATATGAGACATTTTTTCCCACATTGATAtgatttgttttccttctccGCTGATGCCTTTCTTGTTTTACAGTAcggtaatcttttttttaatgaagcgTCTTCTTTATAATACTGTAAACAATAATTTCTATCTCCTGCCACTTATTTCTGTCATTCTTTGGAGTTCACAAGAAAATGCTGCGCTTAATATATACATCCTGGAGGGTAGATGTAATTCTACCTTTGtagatcaataaaaacaattgtatccTAATGCATTCCACTCACTATTCTAATCCATCCTCTCCTATTAGCAAACATATGGGCATGCTGGCTGCAATGGCTGTAATTAATACTTATGGCGGGGCAATTAAAATTGGGTAGCTTTATGGGCTTGCTGATTAAGATATTTAAAGCTTCAAGCGCCcgaggctctttttttttttttgcaagcttCTGCATGACTTCTTGTTTATAATCATTTGCGTTTTGTTTCCTCtagcaaacacatttttgtgtgaaaaaacgAGAAATGCctttgtgtttgcgtgtgtgatGTGAGAGCACGCACAATAGGCAAGGAAATGTTTTAACACTTATCCTTGAATTTTCTTTTACCCGCATGCAATTAATTACTGCCCAGAATAGCAGCCCTGGGATCAGCTGCAAAGGAAATTAATACGCAGTCGACTCTGGAAGAGTTGAGGTGCAGCACGTTGAGGCCCTGTTCTACTATCAATTTGTAATGACAAtcattattgtgcaaaaaaacagtGGTGGCAAAATACATTCCAGaggggatgtgtgtgttcaaagtCTCACAGTAATCCATATTCACTTCCTTAATCGGTTCAATTAGTTTTCTCAAATACTGTATGAATTTTACACTCTGCCTGTCCCCAGATAAAGTCCGGTTAAAATATTACTGGGCAGAGGTTACAAATTGGGTTCCCGGCGGTGAGGCTTAACACACACAGGATTTGGAGTCATTTATGTGGTTGAGTGGGCTAAAAACTGTATTTCTGACACTGTAATGAGGGAACCCATGCATTAGACCTCACTGTTTACTCTTAGGCAACtggtgacagaaacacacacaatcacgtGCTCGCACACTGATGCACTGATGCACACTCACGCCATATCAGTCAGATAGCTACACAGCGGGAGGAAAATATTCTTATAATACTATCACAATTAAGCTTTAAGCTTCCCTGTAATTAGCTTAATACTCATTCTGAGAGGGTTATGTGGAAtagtaacacgcacacacacacacacacacacacacacacacacacacacacacacacacacacacacacacacacacacacacacacacacacacacagcacttgTGTTAGATCAATGTTGCCATGCGGACTAAGCGATTAAGTTAGTGGCATGTTAAACTATGTGGCTTAATGGTCACTTTCCTTTAACGGTTGAGTTAAAAATACTGCACAGCAAGGAAATGGGGACTGATTTGAaaagcatgaacacacacacacacacacacacacacacacacacacacacacacatgccctcATCATCAAACAAATGAGGCTTTTGCATTACTGTCTGTCTGGTGCATGGAGAGTGTGTATTGATCTGGAAAAGAAGCTCATACATCAGTGTGGTTGGGCAAAATGCCactgaggtggaggagaaatgacgcacagacgtaaacacacacacacacacacacacacacacacacacacacacacacacacacacacacacacacacacacacacacacacacacacacacacacacacacacacacacacacacacacacacacacacacacacaccatttctGCTCATCTGCATAAACCAGTTTGACCCAACTTCCTACTTGTTAAAAACGTCTTGACCTAAGCTGTAAGTTGAATTCTTTATTACTCTTGTTGGATCTTCTCTCTGATcttctattttgttttcttccattgTCTTTCTGCTGTCTTCTCCCTCTCATTCTTCTGTGCTCATAGGTGTCCAACCCATGCCTTCACATAAAGTGATGgagcagcagaaaacaggggaggagacagaggaggttgGTTGGTTGCATCGCTGGCGATCTTTTGTGAGGTCTGACGGGTGAACAGGGAATAGCAGGATGATTCAGCGCTACGGGGTCAGGATCTATGATAATGTACCGTGGGGAACATTTCCATATAATGAACACGGTACATCTTCTTTAGAGGGCCCCTTGAGAAACGGAGATCGGGACACACAGATAAAGAtgagtgaaagaaaatgagatcaAGGGAGAATAAAGGAAGAGGATGGACGGAGAGAAGTGGTGGAGGGAAATAGGTGAGACTGCAATAATGAGAGGGAGAAATTAATGGAGAGACAAAGAAGTTAAAGAAAAAGAGCTAATAGCAAAGCTGTTTGTGCTCCCTCTGCAGTACTTGTGAACACTCCTAGCTGTGTTGAGCGTTTGCTCTTTCATATCAGCCTCCTGCTGCTACTGTAAAAAGAGACATTGAGAGAAACTTTTGTGTGCGGGTATTTATCtgtttgtgggtgtgtatgtCAACCCACAAAGCCCTTTGTCGGGAAAGCTATTAACAAATTGTCATGCTGGCTCTTGATTTGTATTCAGCAAAAGAATCCATAATGAGCCCCATAATGCGAGCTATTCAGCACGATATTTGAAGGAAGGTGCCGTGTCTGTCAGTCACACCAACCAACGAGTCTCTTCATGGCACGCGTGGGCTTTTGTCCTAATATCTTGAACGACAAATTGAAATGGTGATgacagacatgaacacacagcCAACACACAACGGCTGCATCTGTTCAGCATCTATTATTCTTCTCTGTTGCCTGGCAGAGATAAAACTGTCCCAAGCTCCAAAGGCGAATCTGGCTGGATgtccgctgctgctgctgctgctgctgggggtggTGGGTCCTCGTGGCCCACAACTATGAAATTTGTGAGTATAGATTACATCCAGCTTGTCCATCTTTTACACGTCGATACCAATCAACAGGCCTAATAATGTGTGCAGTTGTTTTTCTGAGCAGATATCAGGACTCTGGTGAGACTTCTCATTGGAAAACAGTAGTATTTATtgataacaaaaataatcacgAAAGACTGGAGAGTGAAATTTACATACATATGTTCCACCAGATTAATTTTTATCTCATTCAAGATGAATGATTTTACAAATAAGGCACCAGTAAACTTTATTATTTCACCATTAATCTCTGATGAATAAAAAACCCATTCTCCTTTGAAGGTTAAGAAATTACATTAATAGTCTTATAAATGCCATCATCAACATCGACTCATAAATGAAGTTCATCCCTGGCTTGACCTGTTTGCAGCTCTCAGCAGAACGATCGAGGAACCAATACGATACCTCACCGCCATTTGTCAATACACCTGGTTTGACCTATTGGCTGAGGTGGTGAGGAGATCAGATCCATAATGTCGACAGCCTCCCCAGTTCTCCTCTGTTCCCTTTCATTAGATCCACTCTATTAAACTCCTTATGCATCTGTCTGTAGGCTGCTGGCCGTGGGGCTAGGAAACAATCGGACAGCCCTGCTGGTGGTCGCTTAGCTTCGTTATTGCCAAGGAACAGAGACAAAGCATCATCACCCACCCTACCCGCAGGCTGGAAAACACACTGGAAAGCCTTTAAAAGTACCAATAATCCTAAACTTTAAGTGTTCTTGTTTTGTGCTTTGACATGCAGTCTAGAGAGCAACTCCATGTACAgaggaaataataaatatttttttgtggaaatgtttaaattcattCTCAGAAACCCTCAACAGCAGCCAGTTTACTTAACTTATAGGACAAAGACCGAAAAGATGGAATAACAGGGTGATTCCATAATACACATACGATACCATCATGTCTGATTGCCGTTTTAtattaaatccacattttttttaacagtttaacaacagatttttacaattttacattgaaCAAGTCATCATTTATAAACTTTTTGTTCCGTACAGAATAATAAAACAAGATTTTAAGTCTTATTGAGGGATGTAGAGGTGCTCAGATGGCCAGAACCACAGCAGCCGAAACCAACCCCCCCGCAACCCCACCCCTTGTCCCCAGACAGGGTAAGATAAGCTAATTAGCAGCTGCTTGTAGATGTGAAAGTACTGATTTGACTTTGACCCATTAAATGAACAGGCTCcttctcaaaatgtcaaaatcttCCAATTATGATGATAATGTCACTGTTTAACATTTCTGtgcattcactgtgtgtgtgtgtgtgtgtgtgtgtgtgtgtgtgtgtgtgtgtgtgtgtgtgtgtgtgtgtgtgtgtgtgtgtgtgtgtgtgtgtgtgtgtgtgtgtgtgtgtttgaggttgAGGTATCATTCAGGATGGGAGTTGAGGCGTAAGGTGCTGGGTGAGGCAGATGGGTCACATATTGTCTCTGTCGTCACTCCCATCTTCTTCAGGGAACGCTCGTCTGCCACCGAGATGGAGCGAGAGAACGCTGGACGAGAGgctggatagatagatagatagatagatagatagatagatagatagacagaaaATTCtctgtttaattttattaccGCATTTCTATTAATGTCACAATGACTATTGGTTGTGTGCAGACGCAGTAACAGCGTTTGGCCTGTAGGGGCTCATGGCAGTGCAGCGAGCTGCAGCAGGTTGAGCAATGACTGCAGATTTGTTGCAGCTTAATgcctctcatcatcatcacacacacacacacacacacacacacacacacacacacacacacacacacacacacacacacacacacacacacacacacacacacacacacacacacacacacacacacacacacacacacacacacacacacacacacacacacacacacacacagacagagagacagacagagagaacgCAGCGGCAGCAGGAGGCTGCCGGCCAACCTGTGAAATCTACCTCTGAATTCTCTAATGCTCAGCTGAGGTTCACCAGAgcaaccagcagggggcagggtgaccacacacacacacacacacacacacacacacacacacacacacacacacacacacacacacacacacacacacacacacacagagttgacATTTGCAGCAAAGACTGGTTATTTATGATTGGAGGTCTGACAATGAGGACAGTTCAGCAGGTTGCTGCATTACATCATTTATCAGCGCGACGCAATGGCATTATCACTTTATGAACCGGCTTTGACTCTCTCTTCCCTTACATCAGCACCTTTCTATCATCTTTTTCTGGACATGCACCCCctgtctctccttcctcccgTTCATTGTCTTGTGAAACGCTTCCCGACTGCTCTCCCCTTTTCATTTTCACCCACAGACAGACTCCAATCATTTGGGTGCTAGGAGGCCACATCACAGACACTAAGGGTGTAACCAGATTCTTCTACAGCCTGTTAGTAATGcagttatttatatatttatactattTTACATTGTGCACCTGGCACTGGATAAACACATTAAACTTTATGAACACAAAATTCCTATTCAGATTGTAAATTCTTTATGATCTATGAACATGGAATCAGGGCAGTATCTTCCCTGTCTGCGTAGATCTACTGCTGCAttgtttgaaaattaaatggaaGAATAATTACAGTGGAGCAGAAATATGCAATTTAACTTggtgctttttttccccatgtccTGTCCTTATTTTCGcctataatacacacacacacacacacacacacacacacacacacacacacacacacacacacacacacacacacacacacacacacacacacacacacacacacacacacacacacactaactctgaTTCCATCCTCTGTGGTATTTCAGTCCCGTGGAGGTCAGGCGCTGCAGCcttacctgtgttgttctggCTGGATTTGACTTTGCTGTTGGTCTTCTCTTGCATTGCCCGCTCGTACTCTCTCACCTCCTCCAAACTCAGCCCTGTGGGAAACGTGAAGCGCACACAGCATCAGAACATAGTTTAAAATATGTATTGAATCTCACAGGATGTAAATTGAGGGTTAAGtcataaaaaatacaacaaagtaTAACTCCTTTGCTCTGAATAGTTCATTATTTATCTATGATATGTAAAATTTCACGTTGTGAACGGTATGTCTGACTCACCGTGCCATTCGTCTATCCACGCTACTGCTTGTCTGTGGCCAACCAGGAGAATATCCCTGATGTTCTGAAGTaatttcagaaaaagaaagacgtCAAAAAAGATTAATTCTGCACATAGTTGGgactgtttgtgtgcatgtaaaGGGTTGTGTTACATTATAGAATGTCATTGTCAAACTAATGTCATTGCCATTGCGCAAACACTCCAAATGAAAGAGATCATCCTCATGATAAGTGGAAACTTATCTCAGCTGTCATTCATGCAAGCCTGCGTCGAAACTAAACCGCATTTTTGCAAACGGTCGAAAATATCAATcactagtttttgttttttgcttttgactTTTCTTCACGCATCGTTACTAGAAGTTATCTTCTCATCATCAGTTCAACAGACCTTAACGGTTTGTGGAGCAAAAACATCGTAGTGTATTTCCCTGTGAATCTCCCGTATCAGTGGATTGCGTAAAACTATTTGGTCATGGTTATTATACTAAcgtgatttattattatcattattcaaATGACTACGTATCAGGGTTGTTGCATTTTTACTGTAAATGGAAGGAGTGAAAGATTTATATGAAGCAGATTGATTTAATGAATATAATTAGCAGTAGGTTGAACTTTTATACCTTCTTTAACAAGTACATTAACTGCAGATCATATCTTGATCCAACCTGGATGTGAAAAGCCATGCTTGATGATTGATGAAAGCTGTCTCACTCTGTGTATGAACTCCTCGGTCCTGGTCTGGAAGCCGTACACTTCAAAGCTGCACACCACCCTCTTGTAGGAGCACATAATGGGTTTGGAGTCGTCCCTCCAGCCCTCCTCGAGGGGCCCCCGACCAGTTTTACTTGAATTCCAGCGACTCAGGTCCTGTACAGAAGAAAAACTGGGAATGAactgtgtgtatacacacatgcacgcacacacacacacacacacacacacacacacacacacacacacacacacacacacacacacacacacacacacacacacacacacacacacacacacacacacacacacacacacacacacacacacacacacacacacacacacacacacacacacagaaacttcAGCCCCGTGAGGCATCTTCAGGGTGAAACtatgaatgtgtatgtgtgaactgcacgtgtgtgtgatgatgtgcgtggaggtgtgtgtgtgtgtgtgtgtgtgtgtggaggtgtgagcAGATCGCTTCTCAGCAAAATGCTAAGGAGTTTATCTGTGACCTTTTAGATGTGCAGCTACATGACTGTGTGGCTGCACGAGCGTctgtgttgatttgtttgtcttCATGCTTGTGAGGCTCAGACCCGTAAAGTATGTCTGTCCTTAAAGActagagaagagaaaagaactGTGAAACCTTGAAAGAGATGGAATGATGGTCGAGACAAAGCGTGTGAATTGAAGTCAAGAAAAgaaagtttgttgtttttacatttgtgtgcCAGTTTCAACACATCTGGATtctaaaaatgataaaaattttGGGAAATTTGCCACCCCTGGCTGCATTCACAATGGTACATAGATTTTACAGAGAGATAAAACGGTAACAGCAGGCCTCTGatcatttatattcatttggGTGTGAATTTAACATGATGCATCATATTAATCggagttgtttttaattttgaacagAACTTGGCAACTTCTTATGCCTGTTTCCAATCTTTATGTGAAGATACTGGATTTCAGATGCTAGTTCAATATGTAATAATCAGACATTGACTGTCGTCACTTATTCATCGTGTTTCTCTAACCGTATTTATGCTTACTCAGCTAATGTCATCCTACAGCTTTTGCTGACACAGGTTTGCCACAATCATTTGTTTTAGCCTTTTGTGCACTTGTCACCATTGCTACGCACCTCTGACTCTTTGTAGTGCTTTTCGGGGATGGGGTCACTTAGGATATCCAGGAAACTCACGTTCTCCTCTGGGGTCGGAGTGTCCCCAAACACCTAGAGccaaacagatggaggaggtCATACAGTGTAATGAGAATGGACACACATCCCCTAACACACATGGAGTCACTCGCTCGGTGAAGAGTGGAAAGGGAGTAGATGAGTAACTGGGTAGAAAACTGAGGTCACACACCATAACACTTCTCACCATATCTCACCCTGAGGCCCTTGGAGCAAATCACACTGGAGCAAAGAGATGAGAGAAGAGACAGAGACGGCGGAGAAGGGggagatgaaagaaaacaaggacATATGGGGGATAttaaaaggaaggaaaaagaggATTCATGAGAGCTGAATATACTTCTCTTTTGGCGAGAATGGAAGGAAGCTTGGTAGAGTGTACTTTATCTGACCTTGTTTGAAATTTGTTCTAATGCCCACTAAAAGTTGTTTATTTCACAGAAGAAAactaacagacaaaaaaaaagctctgcCATGAGATAAGAGCCTGCTGTGCTCATGTGGTGTTGTTGCTGGTGTGTGTCTACTCAAGGTCTTGCTCCCTAAAATGGAATGTGTTGCATTAGCTGGATGTATTGTGTTGTATTATACGATGTGCTCAGGGCGAAACAAACTCGAACGTTTCTTGTTATAGTCTCTGGCTCACTGTTAGTCGGTTATTCACACATTCATAAAAGAGCTTTGACACTGGTATTACTGGAAGTCATGACTTCCAGTACGATCACATCTTAATATTACCAGCAATGAAGTCAGttgtatatttaaaatttaaag contains:
- the pitpnc1b gene encoding cytoplasmic phosphatidylinositol transfer protein 1b, encoding MLMKEYRICMPLTVDEYRIGQLYMISKHSCEQSGGGEGVEVVRNEPDVHPQFGQGQLTEKRIYLSSKLPSWAKALVPRFFYVTEKAWNFYPYTITEYSVSFLPRFSIRIETRFQNNNGDNSNVFGDTPTPEENVSFLDILSDPIPEKHYKESEDLSRWNSSKTGRGPLEEGWRDDSKPIMCSYKRVVCSFEVYGFQTRTEEFIHRNIRDILLVGHRQAVAWIDEWHGLSLEEVREYERAMQEKTNSKVKSSQNNTASRPAFSRSISVADERSLKKMGVTTETICDPSASPSTLRLNSHPE